The Glycine soja cultivar W05 chromosome 6, ASM419377v2, whole genome shotgun sequence genome has a window encoding:
- the LOC114417032 gene encoding thioredoxin-like protein CXXS1 has translation MKGQQQLKKSKVVKIDSRKSWEHHITNATNKGYPVMVHFSAYWCMPSIAMNHFFQQLASTYQNVLFLNVDVDEVKEVASKLEIKAIPTFCLMNGGAPVDKIVGANPDELRKRINCFIHQKHSPKSV, from the exons ATGAAAGGTCAACAACAGCTAAAAAAATCTAAGGTGGTGAAAATTGACTCAAGAAAATCATGGGAACACCACATAACTAATGCAACCAATAAAGGCTACCCT GTTATGGTTCATTTCTCTGCTTATTGGTGCATGCCTTCAATTGCTATGAATCATTTCTTTCAACAACTGGCCTCCACCTATCAAAATGTTCTCTTTCtgaatgttgatgttgatgaggtCAAG GAAGTTGCTTCCAAGTTGGAAATTAAAGCAATTCCTACCTTTTGTTTGATGAATGGAGGAGCTCCAGTGGATAAAATTGTGGGTGCAAACCCTGATGAATTAAGGAAAAGGATCAATTGTTTTATTCACCAGAAACATTCACCCAAGTCAGTGTGA
- the LOC114417033 gene encoding transcription factor ILR3-like gives MVSRENTNWLFDYGLIDDIPVPDATFGVNSSAFTWPPNALNASSNVGVEIDGSLGDSDSLKESGSKKRVRSESCAASGSKACREKLRRDRLNDKFVELGAILEPGRPAKTDKAAILIDAVRMVTQLRGEAQKLKDTNQGLQEKIKELKAEKNELRDEKQRLKAEKEKLEQQLKSLNAQPSFMPPPAAMPAAFAAQGQAHGNKLVPFISYPGVAMWQFMPPAAVDTSQDHVLRPPVA, from the exons ATGGTTTCCCGGGAAAACACCAATTGGCTCTTCGATTACGGCTTGATCGACGATATTCCCGTTCCGGACGCCACCTTTGGCGTCAATTCCTCCGCCTTCACATGGCCCCCTAATGCCTTGAACGCTTCCTCCAATGTCGG CGTTGAAATTGATGGCTCGTTGGGGGATTCTGACAGTCTCAAAGAGTCTGGCTCAAAGAAAAG GGTTAGGTCTGAGTCATGTGCTGCTTCTGGCTCCAAGGCATGTCGGGAGAAGTTGAGAAGGGATAGGCTTAATGACAA GTTTGTTGAATTGGGCGCCATTTTGGAGCCTGGAAGGCCTGCCAAAACAGACAAGGCTGCTATCCTGATTGATGCTGTCCGAATGGTGACCCAGTTACGGGGTGAAGCCCAGAAGTTGAAAGACACTAATCAGGGTCTTCAAGAAAAGATTAAAGAGTTAAAG GCTGAGAAGAACGAACTTCGCGATGAGAAACAGAGGCTCAAGGCAGAGAAGGAGAAACTGGAGCAGCAGCTGAAATCTTTGAATGCACAGCCTAGTTTCATGCCTCCCCCTGCTGCAATGCCTGCTGCATTTGCGGCACAAGGCCAAGCCCATGGCAACAAGTTGGTACCTTTTATTAGTTATCCCGGAGTTGCAATGTGGCAATTCATGCCACCTGCTGCAGTGGATACCTCACAGGATCATGTTCTCCGTCCACCAGTTGCCTAA
- the LOC114417034 gene encoding probable galacturonosyltransferase 12: MLLQISPSLRHVTVLPGKGLKEFIKVKVASRKLSYRMLFYSLLFFTFLLRFVFVLTAVDNIDGANKCSSIGCLGKKLRPKILGRSLESNVPEVIYGILDQPLGKEELEGRSDIPQTLEEFMTQLKEGGYDAKTFAIKLREMVTLMEQRTREAIVQEYLYRHVASSGIPKQLHCLALRLANEHTNNAAARLQLPSAELVPALVDNNYFHFVLASDNVLAASVVATSLVRSSLRPQRVVLHIITDRKTYYPMQAWFSLHPLSPAIIEVKALHHFDWFTKGKVPVLEAMEKDQNVRSQFRGGSSAIVANTTEKPKVIAAKLQALSPKYNSVMNHIRIHLPELFSSLNKVVFLDDDIVVQTDLSPLWDIDLNGKVNGAVKTCSGEDKFVMSKRLKSYLNFSHPLISQNFDPNECAWAYGMNIFDLDAWRKTNISSTYHYWVEQNIKSDLSLWQLGTLPPGLIAFHGHVHTIDPFWHMLGLGYQENTSFADAETAGVIHFNGRAKPWLEIAFPHLRPLWTKYIDFSDYFIKSCHIRAL, translated from the exons ATGTTGCTGCAGATATCGCCGAGTTTGAGGCATGTCACCGTGCTTCCGGGAAAAGGGTTGAAGGAGTTTATCAAAGTGAAGGTTGCATCAAGGAAGCTTTCTTATCGGATGCTCTTTTATTCACTCTTGTTCTTCACTTTCCTTCTtaggtttgtgtttgttttgacaGCAGTGGATAACATTGATGGAGCAAACAAGTGCTCTTCCATAG GTTGTCTGGGAAAAAAATTGAGGCCAAAGATTTTGGGAAGAAGTCTTGAATCAAAT GTTCCAGAAGTGATATACGGAATATTAGATCAACCCCTTGGCAAAGAGGAATTAGAGGGAAGGTCTGATATTCCCCAGACATTAGAAGAGTTCATGACCCAATTGAAGGAAGGTGGATATGATGCCAAGACATTTGCAATTAAACTAAGAGAAATG GTAACGCTTATGGAACAAAGAACCAGAGAAGCCATAGTTCAAGAATATTTATATCGCCATGTCGCCTCAAGTGGCATACCGAAACAGCTTCACTGCCTTGCCTTAAGGCTGGCCAACGAGCACACCAACAACGCAGCCGCGCGCCTTCAACTACCCTCTGCAGAACTTGTCCCTGCCTTGGTTGACAACAACTATTTTCACTTTGTCCTGGCCTCAGACAACGTTCTTGCAGCCTCTGTGGTTGCAACATCGCTTGTTCGCAGCAGTTTGCGACCTCAGAGGGTTGTTCTGCACATAATTACAGATAGAAAGACATACTATCCCATGCAGGCTTGGTTCTCCTTGCACCCTTTGTCACCTGCCATAATTGAGGTCAAGGCATTGCACCACTTTGATTGGTTTACAAAGGGAAAAGTGCCTGTGCTGGAAGCAATGGAAAAGGATCAAAATGTTCGATCACAGTTTAGAGGGGGATCATCAGCTATTGTAGCAAATACTACTGAGAAGCCAAAAGTAATTGCTGCAAAGCTGCAAGCACTTAGTCCTAAGTATAACTCAGTAATGAATCACATTCGGATACATCTTCCAGAG TTGTTCTCAAGTCTTAACAAGGTGGTCTTCCTTGATGATGACATTGTGGTGCAAACTGATCTTTCACCTCTGTGGGACATTGACTTGAATGGAAAAGTCAATGGAGCAGTAAAAACTTGCAGTGGAGAAGATAAGTTTGTGATGTCAAAGAGGTTGAAAAGCTATTTGAACTTCTCCCACCCTTTAATATCCCAAAATTTTGATCCCAATGAATGTGCTTGGGCTTATGGTATGAACATTTTTGACCTTGATGCTTGGAGGAAGACCAATATAAGCTCTACATACCATTACTGGGTAGAGCAG AATATAAAATCAGACCTCAGTTTGTGGCAGCTAGGAACATTACCCCCCGGATTAATAGCATTCCATGGTCATGTCCACACTATTGATCCTTTCTGGCACATGTTGGGATTGGGATATCAGGAAAATACAAGTTTTGCTGATGCTGAGACTGCTGGTGTAATCCATTTCAATGGCAGGGCAAAACCATGGCTAGAAATAGCTTTTCCCCATCTAAGGCCATTGTGGACCAAGTACATTGACTTTTCAGATTACTTCATAAAGAGCTGTCACATTAGGGCATTGTAA
- the LOC114417035 gene encoding autophagy-related protein 18f-like isoform X3 codes for MRQVLLLGYWSGFQVWDVDDSNNVRDLVSRQDGPVSFMQMVPTPIVSKRPEDKFADKRPLLVVCTDGLLAGGDKTQDGLGATCNGGTLNHHAQVNGNYLPTTVQFYSMRSRTNVHVLKFRSVVYSVRCSSRIVTVSQATQIHCLSATTLEREYTLLTNPIVTHCLGSGGIGFGPLAVGPRWLAYSGSPDATATSGHVSPQHLTPSASFPGFSSNGSLVAHYAKESSKHLAAGIVTLGDMGYKKLARYCSELRSDSSGSIHLVNSSPKGNGIVNGHSTDADNIGMVIVRDIVSKNVISQFRAHKSPISALCFDPSGTILLTASVQGHNINVFKIIPGYERVSASDADPSYVHLYRLQRGLTNAVIQDISFSADSRWIMISSSRGTSHLFAINPQGGPVNILSCDNSLTEKNGGLDIINNQAVRWPHSSALEICKPQSLCAAGPPITLSVVSRIRNGSNGWRSTVTGAAAAATNRMSSLSGAIASSFRNFKDSSTLYVNGNYSKEKHHLLVFSPTSSMIQYALQTINSQGSGVVSGVTPAYESAPLTDARVVVEPIKKWNISLAYSWREGEDTIDIYGENGVSDSNKLYSEEVKKDNIISPKMKNVTVKWNPCSEKEHQFYISEAELQMHQAKTPLWGKTGIYFHSVGKEATLMMDEEAALGGEFEIEKIPTRVIQARSKDLVPIFDYIQTSKFQQIRTLVNNKLNEQLLHQSSFEKGRISPRGILGFPDCINNSGETIAEFKSGIEGNERGDSLIPAETKAFVNNNNTLKPNTWPEIVNNRRENLNMDVHQMFVNSDRKGLKLENHCKEKGDEFE; via the exons ATGCGGCAAGTACTTCTTCTAGGCTATTGGTCTGGTTTCCAGGTTTGGGATGTTGATGATTCAAATAATGTCCGTGACCTAGTTTCCAGACAGGATGGTCCTGTTTCTTTTATGCAAATGGTACCAACTCCAATTGTATCAAAGAGACCAGAGGACAAGTTTGCAGACAAGCGTCCATTGTTGGTAGTTTGTACGGATGGTTTGTTGGCTGGAGGAGACAAAACACAAGATGGGTTGGGTGCCACTTGCAATGGGGGCACTTTAAACCATCATGCCCAAGTGAATGGAAACTATCTGCCAACTACTGTTCAATTTTATTCTATGAGGTCCCGAACAAATGTTCATGTACTAAAGTTTAGATCAGTTGTTTATTCTGTAAGATGCAGTTCTCGAATAGTAACTGTTTCTCAAGCTACTCAG ATACACTGTCTTTCTGCCACAACTTTAGAAAGAGAGTATACTTTACTTACCAATCCTATTGTCACTCATTGTCTCGGTTCTGGAGGCATTGGCTTTGGACCACTTGCAGTGGGTCCTAGATGGCTGGCCTATAGTGGAAGCCCAGATGCAACAGCCACTTCTGGGCATGTCAGCCCACAGCATTTGACACCTTCTGCAAGCTTTCCTGGTTTTTCTTCAAATGGGAGTTTGGTCGCACACTATGCCAAAGAGTCTAGCAAGCATCTTGCTGCTGGGATTGTGACACTTGGAGATATGGGGTATAAAAAACTTGCCAGATACTGCTCGGAACTTCGCTCAGATAGCAGCGGTTCTATACATTTGGTAAATTCTAGCCCAAAAGGAAATGGAATCGTTAACGGCCATTCAACAGATGCGGATAACATTGGGATG GTCATTGTCAGAGATATAGTCAGTAAAAATGTCATTTCCCAATTCCGGGCCCACAAGAGTCCCATTTCAGCTTTATGCTTTGATCCTAGTGGGACCATATTGCTGACTGCTTCTGTTCAGGGACACAACATTAATGTTTTTAAGATAATCCCTGGATATGAGAGAGTGTCAGCATCTGATGCTGACCCTTCTTATGTTCATCTCTACAGGCTGCAACGTGGCTTGACAAATGCA GTTATTCAAGATATCAGTTTTAGTGCTGATAGCAGGTGGATTATGATAAGTTCCTCAAGGGGCACTAGCCATCTATTTGCTATAAATCCTCAAGGAGGACCTGTAAATATTCTGTCATGTGACAATAGTTTAACAGAAAAAAATGGTGGATTGGATATCATTAATAATCAAGCAGTTCGTTGGCCTCATAGTTCAGCCTTAGAAATTTGTAAACCACAGAGCCTCTGTGCTGCTGGTCCTCCAATCACACTTTCTGTCGTAAGCAGAATTAGGAATGGATCTAATGGTTGGAGAAGCACGGTAACCGGAGCTGCTGCAGCTGCAACAAATAGGATGAGTTCCCTTTCTGGGGCTATTGCTTCATCTTTCCGTAACTTTAAAGACAGCAGTACCTTGTATGTTAATGGGAACTATTCCAAGGAAAAGCATCATCTGTTGGTCTTTTCACCCACCAGTTCTATGATACAATATGCTCTGCAGACAATTAACAGTCAAGGCTCAGGTGTTGTTTCTGGAGTAACACCTGCTTATGAATCTGCCCCACTGACCGATGCAAGAGTAGTTGTTGAGCCTATCAAGAAATGGAATATAAGCCTGGCATATAGTTGGAGAGAGGGAGAAGATACTATTGACATATATGGAGAGAATGGAGTTTCAGACAGCAATAAATTATATTcagaggaagtgaagaaggataATATCATTAGCCCTAAAATGAAGAATGTAACTGTGAAATGGAATCCCTGTTCTGAGAAAGAGCATCAGTTTTATATTTCAGAAGCTGAACTGCAAATGCATCAAGCTAAGACGCCATTGTGGGGAAAGACTGGG ATATATTTTCATTCAGTGGGTAAAGAGGCTACTTTGATGATGGATGAAGAAGCTGCTCTCGGAGGGGAATTTGAGATCGAAAAGATTCCAACTCGTGTGATACAAGCTAGGTCAAAAGACTTGGTTCCAATTTTTGACTATATTCAGACCtcaaaatttcaacaaataag GACTCTTGTTAATAACAAGTTAAATGAACAACTTCTGCATCAAAGTTCCTTTGAAAAGGGAAGGATTTCACCCAGGGGCATTTTGGGTTTTCCTGATTGCATAAATAATTCTGGTGAAACGATTGCTGAGTTTAAAAGTGGGATTGAAGGAAATGAGCGGGGTGATAGTTTGATTCCAGCAGAAACAAAGGCTTTCGTAAATAACAATAACACCCTTAAACCAAATACTTGGCCAGAGATTGTAAATAATAGAAGAGAGAACTTAAACATGGATGTTCATCAAATGTTTGTAAATAGTGACAGAAAAGGCCTGAAACTGGAGAATCACTGCAAGGAAAAAGGAGATGAATTTGAATGA
- the LOC114417035 gene encoding autophagy-related protein 18f-like isoform X1 translates to MIEFKGEFEESVVTLLILWLLVAVIFISLVIGMGKNDGKKQQHLLLGGVAAGGSGGRTNINGFIPSFHTLSGYLKIVSSGASTVARSAAASFASSILDKDDDADRDRVIWAGFDTLEGGHGEVMRQVLLLGYWSGFQVWDVDDSNNVRDLVSRQDGPVSFMQMVPTPIVSKRPEDKFADKRPLLVVCTDGLLAGGDKTQDGLGATCNGGTLNHHAQVNGNYLPTTVQFYSMRSRTNVHVLKFRSVVYSVRCSSRIVTVSQATQIHCLSATTLEREYTLLTNPIVTHCLGSGGIGFGPLAVGPRWLAYSGSPDATATSGHVSPQHLTPSASFPGFSSNGSLVAHYAKESSKHLAAGIVTLGDMGYKKLARYCSELRSDSSGSIHLVNSSPKGNGIVNGHSTDADNIGMVIVRDIVSKNVISQFRAHKSPISALCFDPSGTILLTASVQGHNINVFKIIPGYERVSASDADPSYVHLYRLQRGLTNAVIQDISFSADSRWIMISSSRGTSHLFAINPQGGPVNILSCDNSLTEKNGGLDIINNQAVRWPHSSALEICKPQSLCAAGPPITLSVVSRIRNGSNGWRSTVTGAAAAATNRMSSLSGAIASSFRNFKDSSTLYVNGNYSKEKHHLLVFSPTSSMIQYALQTINSQGSGVVSGVTPAYESAPLTDARVVVEPIKKWNISLAYSWREGEDTIDIYGENGVSDSNKLYSEEVKKDNIISPKMKNVTVKWNPCSEKEHQFYISEAELQMHQAKTPLWGKTGIYFHSVGKEATLMMDEEAALGGEFEIEKIPTRVIQARSKDLVPIFDYIQTSKFQQIRTLVNNKLNEQLLHQSSFEKGRISPRGILGFPDCINNSGETIAEFKSGIEGNERGDSLIPAETKAFVNNNNTLKPNTWPEIVNNRRENLNMDVHQMFVNSDRKGLKLENHCKEKGDEFE, encoded by the exons ATGATTGAATTTAAGGGTGAATTTGAAGAATCAGTGGTGACCCTTTTGATTTTGTGGCTGTTGGTAGCTGTTATTTTCATCTCTTTGGTTATTGGGATGGGTAAGAATGATGGCAAGAAACAACAGCACCTTCTTCTTGGAGGTGTTGCTGCTGGTGGTAGTGGTGGCAGAACCAACATCAATGGCTTTATTCCCTCCTTTCACACTCTCTCTGGTTACCTGAAAATTGTTTCATCGGGTGCTTCCACTGTTGCTCGGTCTGCTGCTGCCTCTTTTGCGTCATCAATTTTGGATAAGGATGATGATGCTGACCGTGATCGG GTTATTTGGGCTGGGTTTGACACATTAGAGGGCGGCCATGGAGAAGTCATGCGGCAAGTACTTCTTCTAGGCTATTGGTCTGGTTTCCAGGTTTGGGATGTTGATGATTCAAATAATGTCCGTGACCTAGTTTCCAGACAGGATGGTCCTGTTTCTTTTATGCAAATGGTACCAACTCCAATTGTATCAAAGAGACCAGAGGACAAGTTTGCAGACAAGCGTCCATTGTTGGTAGTTTGTACGGATGGTTTGTTGGCTGGAGGAGACAAAACACAAGATGGGTTGGGTGCCACTTGCAATGGGGGCACTTTAAACCATCATGCCCAAGTGAATGGAAACTATCTGCCAACTACTGTTCAATTTTATTCTATGAGGTCCCGAACAAATGTTCATGTACTAAAGTTTAGATCAGTTGTTTATTCTGTAAGATGCAGTTCTCGAATAGTAACTGTTTCTCAAGCTACTCAG ATACACTGTCTTTCTGCCACAACTTTAGAAAGAGAGTATACTTTACTTACCAATCCTATTGTCACTCATTGTCTCGGTTCTGGAGGCATTGGCTTTGGACCACTTGCAGTGGGTCCTAGATGGCTGGCCTATAGTGGAAGCCCAGATGCAACAGCCACTTCTGGGCATGTCAGCCCACAGCATTTGACACCTTCTGCAAGCTTTCCTGGTTTTTCTTCAAATGGGAGTTTGGTCGCACACTATGCCAAAGAGTCTAGCAAGCATCTTGCTGCTGGGATTGTGACACTTGGAGATATGGGGTATAAAAAACTTGCCAGATACTGCTCGGAACTTCGCTCAGATAGCAGCGGTTCTATACATTTGGTAAATTCTAGCCCAAAAGGAAATGGAATCGTTAACGGCCATTCAACAGATGCGGATAACATTGGGATG GTCATTGTCAGAGATATAGTCAGTAAAAATGTCATTTCCCAATTCCGGGCCCACAAGAGTCCCATTTCAGCTTTATGCTTTGATCCTAGTGGGACCATATTGCTGACTGCTTCTGTTCAGGGACACAACATTAATGTTTTTAAGATAATCCCTGGATATGAGAGAGTGTCAGCATCTGATGCTGACCCTTCTTATGTTCATCTCTACAGGCTGCAACGTGGCTTGACAAATGCA GTTATTCAAGATATCAGTTTTAGTGCTGATAGCAGGTGGATTATGATAAGTTCCTCAAGGGGCACTAGCCATCTATTTGCTATAAATCCTCAAGGAGGACCTGTAAATATTCTGTCATGTGACAATAGTTTAACAGAAAAAAATGGTGGATTGGATATCATTAATAATCAAGCAGTTCGTTGGCCTCATAGTTCAGCCTTAGAAATTTGTAAACCACAGAGCCTCTGTGCTGCTGGTCCTCCAATCACACTTTCTGTCGTAAGCAGAATTAGGAATGGATCTAATGGTTGGAGAAGCACGGTAACCGGAGCTGCTGCAGCTGCAACAAATAGGATGAGTTCCCTTTCTGGGGCTATTGCTTCATCTTTCCGTAACTTTAAAGACAGCAGTACCTTGTATGTTAATGGGAACTATTCCAAGGAAAAGCATCATCTGTTGGTCTTTTCACCCACCAGTTCTATGATACAATATGCTCTGCAGACAATTAACAGTCAAGGCTCAGGTGTTGTTTCTGGAGTAACACCTGCTTATGAATCTGCCCCACTGACCGATGCAAGAGTAGTTGTTGAGCCTATCAAGAAATGGAATATAAGCCTGGCATATAGTTGGAGAGAGGGAGAAGATACTATTGACATATATGGAGAGAATGGAGTTTCAGACAGCAATAAATTATATTcagaggaagtgaagaaggataATATCATTAGCCCTAAAATGAAGAATGTAACTGTGAAATGGAATCCCTGTTCTGAGAAAGAGCATCAGTTTTATATTTCAGAAGCTGAACTGCAAATGCATCAAGCTAAGACGCCATTGTGGGGAAAGACTGGG ATATATTTTCATTCAGTGGGTAAAGAGGCTACTTTGATGATGGATGAAGAAGCTGCTCTCGGAGGGGAATTTGAGATCGAAAAGATTCCAACTCGTGTGATACAAGCTAGGTCAAAAGACTTGGTTCCAATTTTTGACTATATTCAGACCtcaaaatttcaacaaataag GACTCTTGTTAATAACAAGTTAAATGAACAACTTCTGCATCAAAGTTCCTTTGAAAAGGGAAGGATTTCACCCAGGGGCATTTTGGGTTTTCCTGATTGCATAAATAATTCTGGTGAAACGATTGCTGAGTTTAAAAGTGGGATTGAAGGAAATGAGCGGGGTGATAGTTTGATTCCAGCAGAAACAAAGGCTTTCGTAAATAACAATAACACCCTTAAACCAAATACTTGGCCAGAGATTGTAAATAATAGAAGAGAGAACTTAAACATGGATGTTCATCAAATGTTTGTAAATAGTGACAGAAAAGGCCTGAAACTGGAGAATCACTGCAAGGAAAAAGGAGATGAATTTGAATGA
- the LOC114417035 gene encoding autophagy-related protein 18f-like isoform X2, whose amino-acid sequence MIEFKGEFEESVVTLLILWLLVAVIFISLVIGMGKNDGKKQQHLLLGGVAAGGSGGRTNINGFIPSFHTLSGYLKIVSSGASTVARSAAASFASSILDKDDDADRDRVIWAGFDTLEGGHGEVMRQVLLLGYWSGFQVWDVDDSNNVRDLVSRQDGPVSFMQMVPTPIVSKRPEDKFADKRPLLVVCTDGLLAGGDKTQDGLGATCNGGTLNHHAQVNGNYLPTTVQFYSMRSRTNVHVLKFRSVVYSVRCSSRIVTVSQATQIHCLSATTLEREYTLLTNPIVTHCLGSGGIGFGPLAVGPRWLAYSGSPDATATSGHVSPQHLTPSASFPGFSSNGSLVAHYAKESSKHLAAGIVTLGDMGYKKLARYCSELRSDSSGSIHLVNSSPKGNGIVNGHSTDADNIGMVIVRDIVSKNVISQFRAHKSPISALCFDPSGTILLTASVQGHNINVFKIIPGYERVSASDADPSYVHLYRLQRGLTNAVIQDISFSADSRWIMISSSRGTSHLFAINPQGGPVNILSCDNSLTEKNGGLDIINNQAVRWPHSSALEICKPQSLCAAGPPITLSVVSRIRNGSNGWRSTVTGAAAAATNRMSSLSGAIASSFRNFKDSSTLYVNGNYSKEKHHLLVFSPTSSMIQYALQTINSQGSGVVSGVTPAYESAPLTDARVVVEPIKKWNISLAYSWREGEDTIDIYGENGVSDSNKLYSEEVKKDNIISPKMKNVTVKWNPCSEKEHQFYISEAELQMHQAKTPLWGKTGIYFHSVGKEATLMMDEEAALGGEFEIEKIPTRVIQARSKDLVPIFDYIQTSKFQQIRSALMTN is encoded by the exons ATGATTGAATTTAAGGGTGAATTTGAAGAATCAGTGGTGACCCTTTTGATTTTGTGGCTGTTGGTAGCTGTTATTTTCATCTCTTTGGTTATTGGGATGGGTAAGAATGATGGCAAGAAACAACAGCACCTTCTTCTTGGAGGTGTTGCTGCTGGTGGTAGTGGTGGCAGAACCAACATCAATGGCTTTATTCCCTCCTTTCACACTCTCTCTGGTTACCTGAAAATTGTTTCATCGGGTGCTTCCACTGTTGCTCGGTCTGCTGCTGCCTCTTTTGCGTCATCAATTTTGGATAAGGATGATGATGCTGACCGTGATCGG GTTATTTGGGCTGGGTTTGACACATTAGAGGGCGGCCATGGAGAAGTCATGCGGCAAGTACTTCTTCTAGGCTATTGGTCTGGTTTCCAGGTTTGGGATGTTGATGATTCAAATAATGTCCGTGACCTAGTTTCCAGACAGGATGGTCCTGTTTCTTTTATGCAAATGGTACCAACTCCAATTGTATCAAAGAGACCAGAGGACAAGTTTGCAGACAAGCGTCCATTGTTGGTAGTTTGTACGGATGGTTTGTTGGCTGGAGGAGACAAAACACAAGATGGGTTGGGTGCCACTTGCAATGGGGGCACTTTAAACCATCATGCCCAAGTGAATGGAAACTATCTGCCAACTACTGTTCAATTTTATTCTATGAGGTCCCGAACAAATGTTCATGTACTAAAGTTTAGATCAGTTGTTTATTCTGTAAGATGCAGTTCTCGAATAGTAACTGTTTCTCAAGCTACTCAG ATACACTGTCTTTCTGCCACAACTTTAGAAAGAGAGTATACTTTACTTACCAATCCTATTGTCACTCATTGTCTCGGTTCTGGAGGCATTGGCTTTGGACCACTTGCAGTGGGTCCTAGATGGCTGGCCTATAGTGGAAGCCCAGATGCAACAGCCACTTCTGGGCATGTCAGCCCACAGCATTTGACACCTTCTGCAAGCTTTCCTGGTTTTTCTTCAAATGGGAGTTTGGTCGCACACTATGCCAAAGAGTCTAGCAAGCATCTTGCTGCTGGGATTGTGACACTTGGAGATATGGGGTATAAAAAACTTGCCAGATACTGCTCGGAACTTCGCTCAGATAGCAGCGGTTCTATACATTTGGTAAATTCTAGCCCAAAAGGAAATGGAATCGTTAACGGCCATTCAACAGATGCGGATAACATTGGGATG GTCATTGTCAGAGATATAGTCAGTAAAAATGTCATTTCCCAATTCCGGGCCCACAAGAGTCCCATTTCAGCTTTATGCTTTGATCCTAGTGGGACCATATTGCTGACTGCTTCTGTTCAGGGACACAACATTAATGTTTTTAAGATAATCCCTGGATATGAGAGAGTGTCAGCATCTGATGCTGACCCTTCTTATGTTCATCTCTACAGGCTGCAACGTGGCTTGACAAATGCA GTTATTCAAGATATCAGTTTTAGTGCTGATAGCAGGTGGATTATGATAAGTTCCTCAAGGGGCACTAGCCATCTATTTGCTATAAATCCTCAAGGAGGACCTGTAAATATTCTGTCATGTGACAATAGTTTAACAGAAAAAAATGGTGGATTGGATATCATTAATAATCAAGCAGTTCGTTGGCCTCATAGTTCAGCCTTAGAAATTTGTAAACCACAGAGCCTCTGTGCTGCTGGTCCTCCAATCACACTTTCTGTCGTAAGCAGAATTAGGAATGGATCTAATGGTTGGAGAAGCACGGTAACCGGAGCTGCTGCAGCTGCAACAAATAGGATGAGTTCCCTTTCTGGGGCTATTGCTTCATCTTTCCGTAACTTTAAAGACAGCAGTACCTTGTATGTTAATGGGAACTATTCCAAGGAAAAGCATCATCTGTTGGTCTTTTCACCCACCAGTTCTATGATACAATATGCTCTGCAGACAATTAACAGTCAAGGCTCAGGTGTTGTTTCTGGAGTAACACCTGCTTATGAATCTGCCCCACTGACCGATGCAAGAGTAGTTGTTGAGCCTATCAAGAAATGGAATATAAGCCTGGCATATAGTTGGAGAGAGGGAGAAGATACTATTGACATATATGGAGAGAATGGAGTTTCAGACAGCAATAAATTATATTcagaggaagtgaagaaggataATATCATTAGCCCTAAAATGAAGAATGTAACTGTGAAATGGAATCCCTGTTCTGAGAAAGAGCATCAGTTTTATATTTCAGAAGCTGAACTGCAAATGCATCAAGCTAAGACGCCATTGTGGGGAAAGACTGGG ATATATTTTCATTCAGTGGGTAAAGAGGCTACTTTGATGATGGATGAAGAAGCTGCTCTCGGAGGGGAATTTGAGATCGAAAAGATTCCAACTCGTGTGATACAAGCTAGGTCAAAAGACTTGGTTCCAATTTTTGACTATATTCAGACCtcaaaatttcaacaaataaggTCTGCTTTGATGACTAACTAA